The Clostridiales bacterium FE2011 sequence GATCCCCCATTTCAGGAAATACTTGAACACAGAAACCATCTGACGCATGCGTCCTTTGAAGGTGCGGGTATTTTCACGGGCCCAGCGGTGGGTGACGCACATTTCAGGATGATAAACGATACTGCCAAGGCGTTCTTCCAGAATACGGCGGCTCAGGTCGGAATCCTCCTGGTATAGGAAGAAACGGGGATCGAAACCTTCCAGCTTTTTGAAGATCTCAGTACGGATGAACAGGAAGCAGCCTGTGGCGAATTCTACGGGGACAGGATAGCGGATGTCCATGTCCGCCATGGTGAAGTCCGCGCGCCAGCGGCGGAAGAGTTTGCCATAGTTTTCAAGCAGGCCGCCCAGAAGGTAATGGACGGAAATCCGCTTTTTCGGAAGATACTGCTCGGAGCCGTCTTCATTCAGCACGCGGGGCGTCAGGATCGCGATGTTGGGATGGGCTTCCATGTACATAATCATCCGGCTGAGCAGGGAAGGCTCGAAGGTAACGTCCGGGTTCATGATCAGATGGTATTTGCTCTGGAGATGGGGAAGCACCGCGTTGTTGGCACGACCGAAGCCAATGTTTGACTTCTGGGGGAGAACGGTCACACCCGGGAACAGCCATTCGGCTTTTTCGGCGGTGGGATCATCCGGTGTGTTATCCGCCAGGTAGACGTCCACATCCACATCGGCGTTCTGAATACATCTCAGGGCGTGGGTCAGCTCATCGCCACAATGGTAAAGCACCAGGCAGGCAGAAAGAATCGAAGCCATCTGAAAAGCCTCCGGAATTCATCGTTTTCAATACCTGTATTTTACAGGTTACGGAAAGATTTGTCCATAACGGGACAGGCATAAACAGCAAACCGCACCTGATTGTCATGCTCCGATAACTTATGGTAGAATACCGGAGCGGGATCAAGGATTAAAAGAGTACGGAGTGAAACGATCATGAAACTGATATCCTGGAATGTGAATGGACTGCGCGCTGTGATGGGCAAGGGCTTTATGGAAACTTTTGCCGCACTGGACGCCGATATTTTCTGCCTGCAGGAAACCAAGCTGCAGGAAGGCCAGATCGATATGGATCTTCCCGGCTATCATCAGTACTGGAATTACGCGGAGAAAAAGGGCTATTCCGGTACCGCTGTTTTTACCCGGCAGGAGCCGCTGTCTGTCCGCTACGGAATCGGGACGGACGCTTTTGATCATGAAGGCCGGGTCATCACCCTGGAGTTTCCCGGGTTCTATTTCCTGACAGTTTATACGCCTAACTCCCAGGACGGACTCGCAAGACTGCCGTACCGGATGGAGTGGGAGGACGCGTTCCTTGCCTATATCCAAAAACTGGACAGTGAGAAGCCGGTGATCTTCTGCGGCGACCTGAATGTGGCACACCAGGAGATAGACCTGAAGAATCCGAAGAGCAACCAGCATAACGCGGGTTTCACCCAGGAGGAACGGGACAAGATGACCCACCTTCTGAGCAGCGGGTTTGTGGATACTTTCCGCTGGTTCCATCCGGACGCAAGGGATGAATACAGCTGGTGGAGCTATCGCTTCCATGCCCGGGAAAAGAACGCTGGGTGGCGTATAGACTATTTCATTGTTTCAGATCGTCTGAAAGACCGGCTGGAGAGCGCCGGTATTCATCAGGAGGTTTTCGGATCAGATCACTGTCCGGTGGAGCTGATGCTCCGGAATGACTGAGGTCTGGTTATTTCAGCTGACAGATGATATACTGACAGAACCGGCGGCCTGACGCCGGGATACTGTATGAGACTGCTGCTGCTTTCCCGGAATGGAAGAAAGCGGCTTTAAGGAAGAAGGTTTTTTTCTGAGTAAATTTGCTGTTTTTGTTGACCTGGAGAACTGCGGCGCGAAGGTTGCTACCCTTCGGAGCATTCTTGAAAAAGTTAAGATCCGCGGCGACATCCTGCTGGGAAAGGTTTACGGCTATACGGATAAATTCGGCGACCTGAAGGAAGTGCTGCTGAGCAATACATTCACGGTTGTGCCGAGCCTGCGCTATGGAATCAGCCAGAAGAACAACGCGGATATCCAGCTGGTGATTGACGCGCTTGAGGTGGCCTATAAGAACGAACTCATCGACAGCTTCTGCATTGTGTCCGGTGACAGCGACTATACCCCGCTGGTCGGAAAGCTGAAGAGCATGGGTAAGTTTGTGCTGGGCATCAGCCGCAGTGAGGCTGCCAGCAACATCTTTATCAACGCGTGCAATGAATTCCAGTTCCTGGAATCTGTCGGCAAGCGCAACGTGGAGAAGCCGAAGCGCCAGAAGGCCAGCGTCTCCACAGAGGAAGCGGCGGATGAGAGCGAGCTGAATAAGCTGCTGACCACCGTGCTGGAAGAACAGGATCAGGATGAAATCTATGCCAGCGAACTGAAGGAAACCCTGCTGCGACTGCGCCCGGACTTCAATGAAAAGGCTTATGGCTGTGCCACCTTCTTCAAGCTGCTGACAAAGCTGGCAAACCGATTCGGCGACCTGCGGGTACATAATGACAACTTCAACGTCATGGTCGGCCTGAACAGCGCCAGTGACAACGGAGAAACCATTCCGCAGCTGACCCGCGAAAACTGGAAGGAAGCTTTTGCCGCCCAGATTCGTGCTTATAAAGAGGGAGGATTTGACAGAGTCAATCCTTCCATCCTGAAGGCGGACATCATTACGGCTTATCCGGACTTTACCGAGCGGGCGATCGGATTCAAGCGTTTTTCTGACGTGATGAAGCAGCTGGAGAAAGACGGCCTGGTCATTGTGGAAATGGACGAACAGAAAACCATGCTGATCAAACTGCTCTGATACCGGTATCAACAGATGAAACCTTCATGAAAGGAGAACAGCCATGAAATATCTTCGTCGGATCGTATGGTTTTTTGCGAACCGGCTGCTGGTTCTCTGCCTGATTCTGGGATTGATCATGACAGTATTCTATTACACGATGAATCTCAGCAATATTCAGATTGTTCTGAAGGACGGCATGGCAAACCGGGCAAAGTACATCATGGGGATGGAAAACAACCGGAAAGAACTGGATAAGTATTTCCAGACAGGCTGCCTGGAAAACGACAATGCTGTGAGAGCTGCGGATGAAGGGAATTCCCCCTATGAGAATTACAACGTACGCGGTATTGACCACCGCCTGGAAATGGGATTTATGTGGGTCTGGCCCTGGGAAAATTCCGTGAGGCTTACCATTAAGGAAAAGATTCCGCGGATCGACGGCCGGGTCAAGGGCAGCAAGGCAGATGAAGTGATCGCAAAAGAGGGAAACGAAGCCCTCTATCCGCCTGCATGGCAGGACGCGGAATACCGGGCATACCTGACCCGGGAGAACGGCCAGTGGAAGATCAAAACACTGACTTCAGCCAGATAACAGAGCACCAAAAACTTTTTCAGAAAAAAATGAGAAAAAGTGCTTGACAAATGGCTTGCTCTTTGTTATTCTATCCAAGCTCGCTTGCGAGAGATCGCAAAGGAAAAGAGCGAAGCGAACCTTGAAAACGATACAGAGATAATAAACGCGCAATAAGGAAAAGACAGCGAAGATTCCAAAGAGTTTAGCATCGAAAGATGTTTAAGGATTAAACGGAAGAGTTTGATCCTGGCTCAGGACGAACGCTGGCGGCGTGCCTAACACATGCAAGTCGAGCGGGGACATTGCGACGGATTTGAAGACTTCGGTTGAATTTGAAGATGTAATGTTCTAGCGGCGGACGGGTGAGTAACGCGTGAGCAACCTGTCCCTTACAGGGGGATAACACAGCGAAAGTTGTACTAATACCGCATAAGACCACAGAGTGACATCACTTAGGGGTCAAAGGAGCAATCCGGTAAGGGGTGGGCTCGCGTCCGATTAGATAGTTGGTGAGGTAATGGCCCACCAAGTCGACGATCGGTAGCCGACCTGAGAGGGTGATCGGCCACATTGGGACTGAGACACGGCCCAAACTCCTACGGGAGGCAGCAGTGGGGAATATTGGGCAATGGGGGAAACCCTGACCCAGCAACGCCGCGTGAGGGAAGAAGGTTTTCGGATCGTAAACCTCTGTCCTTGGTGAAGAGAAAGAGACGGTAGCCAAGGAGGAAGCCCCGGCTAACTACGTGCCAGCAGCCGCGGTAATACGTAGGGGGCGAGCGTTGTCCGGAATGATTGGGCGTAAAGGGCGCGTAGGCGGCCCGGTAAGTCTGGAGTGAAAGTCCTGCTTTTAAGGTGGGAATTGCTTTGGATACTGTCGGGCTTGAGTGCAGGAGAGGTAAGTGGAATTCCCAGTGTAGCGGTGAAATGCGTAGAGATTGGGAGGAACACCAGTGGCGAAGGCGACTTACTGGACTGTAACTGACGCTGAGGCGCGAAAGTGTGGGGAGCAAACAGGATTAGATACCCTGGTAGTCCACACTGTAAACGATGAATGCTAGGTGTAGGGGGTATCGACCCCTTCTGTGCCGCAGTTAACACAATAAGCATTCCGCCTGGGGGGTACGGCCGCAAGGTTGAAACTCAAAGGAATTGACGGGGGCCCGCACAAGCAGCGGAGCATGTGGTTTAATTCGACGCAACGCGAAGAACCTTACCAGGTCTTGACATCCAGTAAAACTTGTAGAGATACATCGTGAGCTTGCTCATACTGAGACAGGTGGTGCATGGTTGTCGTCAGCTCGTGTCGTGAGATGTTGGGTTAAGTCCCGCAACGAGCGCAACCCTTATTTTCAGTTACTAACAGGTAAAGCTGAGGACTCTGAAGAGACTGCCGGGGACAACTCGGAGGAAGGTGGGGACGACGTCAAATCATCATGCCCCTTATGACCTGGGCTACACACGTGCTACAATGGCCACCACAGAGAGGAGCGAACCCGTAAGGGAGAGCGGATCTCAAAAAAGTGGTCCCAGTTCGGATTGTGGGCTGCAACCCGCCCACATGAAGTCGGAGTTGCTAGTAATCGCGGATCAGCATGCCGCGGTGAATACGTTCCCGGGCCTTGTACACACCGCCCGTCACACCATGGGAGTTGGGAGTGCCCAAAGTCGGTGAGGTAACCGCAAGGAGCCAGCCGCCTAAGGCAAGACCAATGACTGGGGTGAAGTCGTAACAAGGTAGCCGTATCGGAAGGTGCGGCTGGATCACCTCCTTTCTAGGGAGAAAGCAGAAGCCGAAAGGTGGACGCCGAAACCGAGGTCGATCGACTGGTTAATACCGGTCGTCATTAAAAAGCTTCAAAGAAGCAAAACGGAACGTCAACGAACGTTCGAAAAAGAATTGAGCTGTTCCTTACAGCGCGCGAAACTCTGTATCGTCTTCAAGGCTCGCGAAGCTCCGAGCTTAAATGAATAGTGCCGATTATGTGGGGGTTTAGCTCAGCTGGGAGAGCGCCTGCCTTGCAAGCAGGAGGTCAGCGGTTCGATCCCGCTAATCTCCACTCACATGGGTCGCTAGCTCAGTCGGTTAGAGCACCCGCCTGATAAGCGGGAGGTCGGTGGTTCGAGTCCACTGCGACCCACACTCTTTCTCAATTTGAGAAGAGGCACGCGCACCTTGACAACTGCACAGCAAAGAAACAAGATTCAGGAAAGACCAGTTAAAGGTAAAACAATTTTACTAAATTGGTCTCAGGATCAAGAACGACGAGAAATCAAGCTACAAAGAGCACAGGGTGGATGCCCTGGCACCATACGCCGACGAAGGACGTGGCAAGCTGCGATAAGCTACGGGGAGCCGCAAGCAGGCACCGATCCGTAGACATCCGAATGGGGAAACCCGGCAGGTGAAGAACCTGTCACCGTAAGATGAATCCATAGTCTTACAGGAGGGCACGCGGGGAACTGAAACATCTAAGTACCCGCAGGAAGAGAAATTAATTTAAAGATTTCCTAAGTAGCGGCGAGCGAACGGGAAAGAGGCCAAACCGGGGGGCATGCTCCCCGGGGTTGTGGGTCAGTAACGTGTATGGAAGACTTTAGCCGAAGAGAGATGGAAAGCTCAGCCAAAGAGGGTAACAGCCCCGTAAGCGAAAGAGTCAACCAGCTAACTGATACCAGAGTACCGCAGGGCACGTGAAACCCGGCGGGAAGCAGGGTGGACCACCATCCAAGCCTAAATACGATATGGTGACCGATAGCGCATAGTACCGTGAGGGAAAGGTGAAAAGAACCCCGGGAGGGGAGTGAAAGAGAACCTGAAACCCTGTGTTTACAAGCAGAGAAAGTACATGCCATGTACGATCTCGTACTTTTTGTAGAACGGACCGGCGAGTTACGTTATGCAGCGAGGTTAAGGACTGAAGGTCCGGAGCCGAAGCGAAAGCGAGTTTGAATAGGGCGATAGTTGCATGACGTAGACCCGAAACCGGGTGACCTATCCATGGCCAGGTTGAAGTGGGAGTAAAATCCCATGGAGGACCGAACCAGACGTCTGTTGAAAAAGGCGGGGATGAGCTGTGGATAGGGGAGAAATTCCAATCGAACCCGGAGATAGCTGGTTCTCCTCGAAATAGCTTTAGGGCTAGCCTCATGGATAATTGATGGGGGTAGAGCACTGAATGGGCGCGGGGGACTCAAATCCTACCAAACTCTATCAAACTGCGAATACCATACAATGCAAACCATGGGAGTCAGTCCGCGAGAGATAAGTTCCGCGGGCAAAAGGGGAACACCCCAGATCAACCGCTAAGGTCCCAAAGTACACGTTAAGTGGAGAAGGATGTGGAATTGCACAGACAACCAGGATGTTGGCTCAGAAGCAGCCACACATTTAAAGAGTGCGTAATAGCTCACTGGTCGAGTGGTTGTGCGCCGAAAATGTCCGGGGCTAAAACGTGACACCGAAGCGATGGATGCGCGCAAGCGCGTGGTAGAGGAGCGTTCTGTGGGGGCTGAAGCCGTATCGAGAGGCACGGTGGACCGCACAGAAGAGAGAATGCCGGTATGAGTAGCGAGAGCGAAGCGAGAAACTTCGCCGTCGAAAGCCCAAGGTTTCCTGGGGAAGGTTCATCCACCCAGGGTAAGTCGGGGCCTAAGCCGAGGACGGAAGTCGTAGGCGATGGACAGCAGGTGTATATTCCTGCACTACCGAAGAATGAAGCAGTGACACAGAAGGATAGTCTGAGCGGGGTGATGGTCAACTCCGTACAAGCACTGAGGTTGGAACGTAGTGAAGTACGCGTTCCTCTAAGCTGAGGTGTGACGTGGACCGAAATCAAGTAGGGAAGCAGATGAGTTCACGCTGGCGAGAAAAGCTGCTAGTATATCTGAAGGTACCCGTACCGGAAACCGACGCAGGTGGGCGAGGAGAGAATCCTGAGACGAACGGGAGAACCCTTGTTAAGGAACTCGGCAAAATGACCCCGTAACTTCGGGATAAGGGGTGCCTCGAGAGAGGCCGCAGAGAATAGGCTCAAGCGACTGTTTAGCAAAAACACAGGTATCTGCGAAAGCGAGAGCTGACGTATAGGTGCTGACACCTGCCCGGTGCTGGAAGGTTAAGGGAACATGTTAGAGCAATCGAAGCATCGAACCGAAGCCCCAGTAAACGGCGGCCGTAACTATAACGGTCCTAAGGTAGCGAAATTCCTTGTCGGGTAAGTTCCGACCCGCACGAATGGTGTAACGATTTGAGCGCTGTCTCAACAGGGGGCCCGGTGAAATTGAAGTATGGGTGAAGATGCCCATTACCCGCGACTGGACGGAAAGACCCCGTAGAGCTTTACTGTAGCCTGATATTGGATTTCGGTAACGGATGCACAGGATAGGTGGGAGGCTTGGAAGTTAGGACTTCGGTCTTAGCGGAGCCGCTGTTGGGATACCACTCTTCTGTTACTGGAATTCTAACATGGACCCGTAAACCGGGTAATGGACAGTGTCAGGTGGACAGTTTGACTGGGGCGGTCGCCTCCGAAAGAGTAACGGAGGCGCCCAAAGGTACCCTCAGAATGGATGGAAATCATTCGAAGAGTGCAAAGGCAGAAGGGTGCCTGACTGCGAGAGTGACAATTCGAGCAGAGACGAAAGTCGGGCTTAGTGATCCGGCGGTATTGAGTGGAAAAGCCGTCGCTTAACGGATAAAAGCTACCTCGGGGATAACAGGCTGATCTCCCCCAAGAGTCCACATCGACGGGGAGGTTTGGCACCTCGATGTCGGCTCGTCGCATCCTGGGGCTGAAGCAGGTCCCAAGGGTTTGGCTGTTCGCCAATTAAAGCGGCACGCGAGCTGGGTTCAGAACGTCGTGAGACAGTTCGGTCCCTATCCATCGTGGGCGTAGGAGTCATGAGAGGAGCTGTTCCTAGTACGAGAGGACCGGAATGGACGCATCACTGGTGCAACTGTTGTCGTGCCAACGGCATAGCAGGGAAGCGAAATGCGGACGGGATAAACGCTGAAGGCATCTAAGCGTGAAGCCCACCTCAAGATAAAGACTCCCATTGCGCAAGCAAGTAAGACCCCTGGAGGACTACCAGGTAGATAGGTCATCGGTGGAAGTGCGGTAACGCATGGAGCTTGATGATACTAATAGGTCGAGGGCTTGATTTCATGATTGGTCCAGAGACCAATTAAGGTAACAGAAAACTAACAGGTCAGATTTTCCTGAATATTGTAGCTGTGCAGTTGTCAGTGTGCGCAAGGACACTGAACCATTTCCGGTGGTAATGACGAAGAGGTCCCACCTGTTCCCATACCGAACACAGAAGTTAAGCTCTTCAGTGCCGATGGTACTTGGCTGGTAACGGCCCGGGAGAGTAGGTCGCCGCCGGATTCCACAGAAAACCGCTTGTTGATACAAGCGGTTTTTTCTTTACCTTATTTGTGAGATTCAGAGAAATAAGAAAGGCCGTTACCAGGATATTGCTCGCTTTGATAAGACCAAATACCTTTTTTCTTCTTGCATGATATGCAGAGTCAAAAGGCATTTGGTCTTTTTGAGTTCAACTCTTCGAGTTTCACTCACGGATCCCTTGCAGGGATCCAAGCGAGCTGGGGGCTTGGTCGGTCTTTGGGAACGGGTGAGAGGGGAGAAGAAGAGGTCCCCCCGCAACCTCAATCGTCGCAGAGGGCATCGCGGGGGCGCTTCAGCCCTCTGCTCGTTTCGGTTGACTCGCTCAGGGCGCTTTTGCCTTACGGCAAATGACCCACTGGGTCACCGCTTCCTTCGCTCCCCTGTTCCATACCGAACACAGAGCTCTGATGCTTATAGGCATCAGAGCAAAGATACTTTACTTATACCGATGACAAGTACATTGATAAACGGAACATAAAAAGGGAACGGCCTCTTGTCTATCGTCACTCATGATCCGGGATTTGCTGTCAAGCCCATGAAATGGCGTTAGCGAAGGCTTGACAGGAAATACGGATCATGATTCAAAAATCAGGAGGCCGTTCCGTTAAGTTTTCATATAATATATGAACGTGATTATTTTATTACATAAGGCAGGAGAGGCCGAAGAGGAGCTGGGCGGCGTAGTAGGTGATCATGATGAGCCAGTCGACAGAACGGCCGGCGGTGAAAAGGAGGCGGGCGAGGATCATCACGTCGCTGATGAAGAAGAGCGCGCCGCCGATGGCGATCAGCTGTCCCTGGAGAGTATTAATGGTGAAACAGGCGATTGCACAGGCTGACGCGAGACAGAGAATGGTGGCATAGACCGCGATGAGGGGCATGGTTTTGCCGATGGGCTTCCGCCAGCGCCAGAGGAGGAAAACCATGATTCCCAGCAGGCAGAGGGCTGCAATCAGGTGGAAGCCTGCAACCGGGCAGAGCCGGGTAAAGAAACCGATATAGCAGATATGCCCGGCAATGAAGAAGCCGGCGCCGATATACATGTTGAATTCCAGAATCCAGTCTGCTATTGCATGAAATAACAGGGCTGCAAAGCAGATCCAGTACTGCGGATCCAGACGAATGGCGGCAGTCAACGCAAGACTTGCCGCACAGAGGGTTCCAAGGGATTTAAAAGCAGCCGCAAGCTTCATGTGCAGCGCTTTTTTGTAATACAGAAAGAAGGGAAGGCAGACAAAGATGGACAGAGCGCATACAGCGTACATCCACAGCATGGATTATTCCTCCGTTGACTCCTGAGATTCTTCCGGGATCCAGGGCATGAGGAAGATCGTGATATACATATTCTTCTTGGTATAGGCGTAGCCATAGGAGAAGATGTTGGTTTCCTCACGGTCACGTTCTTCCTGTGGAACAAGGGACATATCCTTGGGTTTCTGCTTTTTGTCGGAAGCCTTATTCAGATCGTAATCGCGGACATACATTTTTACGGTATGTCCTTTAACATTGCCTTCGATGGTGGTGATCCGGTAAATGCCGTCGGAAAGCTTCTCCACATCGTAAACAAGGCCTACGTGATAAAAAGGCGTGGAACCGCCGGAGCCTTCATTGCCGTAGACGGCGATATAGCCCTTCTGGGGTACGCGGGTAATCCGGTTCAGCTTGGCATATCCTTCATAAAGCTTACCGACACCGGCTTCCTTTACGTGGAACAGACCTTCGACTTCACCGTCTTCAATCTTGTTCTTTTCCTCCATAGGGATGCCGGCTTCCAGCATGCACCAGGTAACGAAACCGCCGCACCACTCAAATTTGTAGTCGTTCCGCCATTTGGTGTATTTGTTCTTTTCCTTCAGGTTTTTACCGTCGGTTTCAATCAGCTGCTCATAGGCAATGTCCAGCATGTTCTGGATTTCAGCCGGGATATCCTGGACAACTTCCGTGGTGATCTCCCGGGCTGTGTATTCCGTGGCTTTCTTTTTCGCAGCCAGGGAAGTGGAGCAGCAGAGGATCAAAACAAGCATAAGCGCCAGGGCGCGTTTTATCTTTATCATTGGTCGTTCATTCCTTTCACAGGGGATCAGAGGCCCAGTACATTATACTCTTCTTCCGGAGGATTGTCAGTCCCCGGAACCGTGTTTTCGACCGAAAAACCTGCCCAGGGATCAGGCGTGCTTTCCGGGTACGGAGAGCTTTCCGGTGAGACAGAAGGATCCGGAGACGCGGACAGGCCGGGAACAGGAAGGGAGAGGGAAGAGAGCGAGATCCCGGTGGTTTTCAGAATGTGTCCCGTGCACAGCACAAATGTCAACAGAAAAGCGCAGACAATCAGCAGTGTGAGCAGGCGGAAACGGGAACGCATCTGTTTCATACAATAGTCCTTTCAGTTCAGGGAAATCACTTGGCCAGCATGGCCAGATGGGCATCCTCTGCCAGGTCAGAATCGTTCCGGCCGGAAATACCGCAGAGGATCCCAGCGAGGAAGAGATGGGCACAAAGTGAAGGAAGGGACGTTGTCATAAGCGGCATTTCCAGTCCTCTGAAGGGCAGGAAGCCGAAGAACGACAAGACAGATGACAGCGTGTATAAGCCCAGAAGCAGACAGATTCCCATGGCAAGGATCGCATGAAAACGCATCCGGGCACAGGAAGCCACCGTGGTTCCGCGCAGGATAAGGGGAAGATACAGAAGCACCGTCAGGCCGGTGAAAACCAGGCCGTAATGGCCGAGCAGGCGGGAGAAAAGGGAACCGGATTCCGGAACAGACAATCCCTCCGGAAGCAGGTCCGCTCCCAAGGCCCCGACGGTCTTCAGCGTATCCGCAGATAACGCTTCCTGGGAAACAAGGGCAGGCGTATGGGCTGTGTACATGCCGTAGAACAGGAGCACAAAGGCAGCCAGTGAAGGCAGGACAACCAGCAGACGACCATCGGCTGCAAAGAGGAGCAGCAGGATCGTGAGTCCCCAGATCAGGGCATCCGCTGTTTCACCCCGGAGCAGCAGCTGGATAGCGGCGGCAATACCGAGGCCAGCCGCGGAGATCGGTCCTTCCCGGGAAAGGAGAACGGCGAAGGCAATCAGCAGCAGAGCCAGCGCGGGCTGCGTGACCGGCAGGGTGAAGGTGGGCGCAATCAGCTTTCCGGCCAGCAGAAGCAGGCCGAGGAAGGCCGCGGATATAGCAGTGAGCAGGGAACCGGACAGGGAACGGATCAGGATGGCACCGACGATCAGGACAATGATCCCGATGCCGCAGCTGACAGCCTGAACCAGGGCCGTGTCCGGTACAGTCATGGCCAGGGAGGCGATCCCTACGGAACAGAAGAAGAGAGATAAGGCCAGGATCAGCCTGTCGAGGGAGAAAGCCCGGGCAAGGATGGTACAGCACAGCAGCATGGCGCAGGGGACGCCTGCGGCAAGCATGTAGAGCCTGTAATCTCCCGCCTGCAGCGCCGGAACCAGGAAGAAAAACAGGGCGAGGAACAGCATAACGCCGCTGAAACGGAAGCGGGCAGAGGATTTTTGCTTTGTCATTCGCTCCAGTCCTCCTTCCAGCGATCAGCGCGTTTACGGCGCGGGGCAGCAGGCGCCTGCGGCGGTACTTCCTGTACAGGCTGCTGTTCCGGGACTTGCTGAGGAACCGGCTGAACCGGAACAGGCTGTTCGACGGGCATCTGAAGGGGAACCGGTTCCTGCCAGGAAGGCGGGCTGAAAGCAGGCTGCACATTCATGGGCTCCTGCGGATACTGCATCGGAACCGAC is a genomic window containing:
- a CDS encoding glycosyltransferase family 2 protein, yielding MASILSACLVLYHCGDELTHALRCIQNADVDVDVYLADNTPDDPTAEKAEWLFPGVTVLPQKSNIGFGRANNAVLPHLQSKYHLIMNPDVTFEPSLLSRMIMYMEAHPNIAILTPRVLNEDGSEQYLPKKRISVHYLLGGLLENYGKLFRRWRADFTMADMDIRYPVPVEFATGCFLFIRTEIFKKLEGFDPRFFLYQEDSDLSRRILEERLGSIVYHPEMCVTHRWARENTRTFKGRMRQMVSVFKYFLKWGITW
- a CDS encoding lysoplasmalogenase → MLWMYAVCALSIFVCLPFFLYYKKALHMKLAAAFKSLGTLCAASLALTAAIRLDPQYWICFAALLFHAIADWILEFNMYIGAGFFIAGHICYIGFFTRLCPVAGFHLIAALCLLGIMVFLLWRWRKPIGKTMPLIAVYATILCLASACAIACFTINTLQGQLIAIGGALFFISDVMILARLLFTAGRSVDWLIMITYYAAQLLFGLSCLM
- a CDS encoding FtsW/RodA/SpoVE family cell cycle protein — encoded protein: MTKQKSSARFRFSGVMLFLALFFFLVPALQAGDYRLYMLAAGVPCAMLLCCTILARAFSLDRLILALSLFFCSVGIASLAMTVPDTALVQAVSCGIGIIVLIVGAILIRSLSGSLLTAISAAFLGLLLLAGKLIAPTFTLPVTQPALALLLIAFAVLLSREGPISAAGLGIAAAIQLLLRGETADALIWGLTILLLLFAADGRLLVVLPSLAAFVLLFYGMYTAHTPALVSQEALSADTLKTVGALGADLLPEGLSVPESGSLFSRLLGHYGLVFTGLTVLLYLPLILRGTTVASCARMRFHAILAMGICLLLGLYTLSSVLSFFGFLPFRGLEMPLMTTSLPSLCAHLFLAGILCGISGRNDSDLAEDAHLAMLAK
- a CDS encoding CHAP domain-containing protein, which translates into the protein MIKIKRALALMLVLILCCSTSLAAKKKATEYTAREITTEVVQDIPAEIQNMLDIAYEQLIETDGKNLKEKNKYTKWRNDYKFEWCGGFVTWCMLEAGIPMEEKNKIEDGEVEGLFHVKEAGVGKLYEGYAKLNRITRVPQKGYIAVYGNEGSGGSTPFYHVGLVYDVEKLSDGIYRITTIEGNVKGHTVKMYVRDYDLNKASDKKQKPKDMSLVPQEERDREETNIFSYGYAYTKKNMYITIFLMPWIPEESQESTEE
- a CDS encoding NYN domain-containing protein; this translates as MEESGFKEEGFFLSKFAVFVDLENCGAKVATLRSILEKVKIRGDILLGKVYGYTDKFGDLKEVLLSNTFTVVPSLRYGISQKNNADIQLVIDALEVAYKNELIDSFCIVSGDSDYTPLVGKLKSMGKFVLGISRSEAASNIFINACNEFQFLESVGKRNVEKPKRQKASVSTEEAADESELNKLLTTVLEEQDQDEIYASELKETLLRLRPDFNEKAYGCATFFKLLTKLANRFGDLRVHNDNFNVMVGLNSASDNGETIPQLTRENWKEAFAAQIRAYKEGGFDRVNPSILKADIITAYPDFTERAIGFKRFSDVMKQLEKDGLVIVEMDEQKTMLIKLL
- the xth gene encoding exodeoxyribonuclease III, which codes for MMKLISWNVNGLRAVMGKGFMETFAALDADIFCLQETKLQEGQIDMDLPGYHQYWNYAEKKGYSGTAVFTRQEPLSVRYGIGTDAFDHEGRVITLEFPGFYFLTVYTPNSQDGLARLPYRMEWEDAFLAYIQKLDSEKPVIFCGDLNVAHQEIDLKNPKSNQHNAGFTQEERDKMTHLLSSGFVDTFRWFHPDARDEYSWWSYRFHAREKNAGWRIDYFIVSDRLKDRLESAGIHQEVFGSDHCPVELMLRND